The nucleotide sequence TAATAAATCTGCTTGAAGAAGCAGAAATTATAGCAGTAATTTGCTTtgaataaaagagaataatatgaGAAAAGATGAAGACAGAGAGATGATCGAATGTAGAACTTCAATATCTGATTTGTGAATACAATCGATCTTAAATAGAGGAAAAAAACAACTAACTAACCACTAAACACGTACTGCATCAGTAACTCCACTAACACACTAACTTAGCCACTAAAAAGACTCCTAAAAAATAGCAACTAACTTGACTCTGGAAAGATACTGCAGAGAACAAGTCAAAGACTTGCTTTTACAGATTATTCGAATAACATAAACAGCAAATACTAAATTTGAAATGctaaacttaaaattcaaaaccaagtctAATTCACTTCACCACATATCTCCTCCTTGAATTAGACTCTTGAACACACTCCAACTTCATGAATGAGTTGATTGAACCTGCTCACAGCAAGAGGTTTAGTAAACACATCAACAATTTGATCTTCTGTTTTGCAGTAGCTCAACTTCACTTCATCATCTTGCTGCACTTCTCTAAGATAGTAGAACCTTAGCTTGAAATGCTTTGTCTTTCCATGAAACACTGGATTTTGTGAAATAGCAATGGCTGCTTGGTTGTCCACATGTAGTATTGTTGGTCTGTTCTCCTTCATGCCCAGATCACACAACAATTTCCTTAGCCAAACAACATGTTTAGCAGCTGCCGTTGCTGCTACAAATTCTGCTTCTGCAGTGGATTGTGCAACTACTTCTTGCTTCTTTGTGCTCCATGAGAAGCATCCTGATCCTAAAGAGAAACAAAAACCTGTTGTACTCTTCATATCCTCTGCAGAACCACCCCAATCACTATCCACATAGCCAACCAGCTTCATTTCCTGAACTTCCATAAATCTCACCCCATAGCCTTGAGTTCCTTTCAAGTACCTAAGTACTCTCTTTGCTGCTGTGAGATGTTCTTCATTTGCACAGTGGAGAAATCGAGACAGAATACTCACAGCATGTtgaatatctggtctagtagcTGTTAAATACATCAAGCATCCCACCATCTTCCTGTATTCACTTGCAAGTTCTGACTCCTGCTCGCTTCCCCTGTTCAACTTCTCCTTCTGATTTGCAGGAGTTGAAACCGACTTGCATTCACTCATATTGAAACGCTTCAGCACCTCCTTGGTATACTTCTTTTGACATAGAAAAATGTCACCTTTCTTCTGATGAACTTCCATGCCTAAGAAGTAAGCCATTTTTCCAAGATCAGTCATTTCAAACTCCTTCATTAACCCATCCTTCAGCTTCTGAATTTCACTCTCTTCATCTCCAGTAACTAACAGATCATCCACATAAATGGACACCACAACCAGACCACTCTTATTTTGTTTAAAATAAAGAgtcacttcactcaagcttttCTGAAATCCGAGCTGTTGAAGATGAGCATCAATCTTGTTGTACCACGCTCttggagcttgctttaaaccatatAAAGCTTTGTTGAGTTTGTAGACTTTCTCCTCCTGACCTTCAACAATAAAACCATCAGGCTGGTTTACATAAATTTCCTCACTCAGCTCAACATTGAGGAAAGCTGATTTTACATCTAACTGGTAGACATTCCACCGTTTCTGAGCAGCAACAGCAAGTAGCAGTCTGATAGTATCCATTCTAGCAACTGGAGCAAATACATCAGAGTAATCAACACCACTTACTTGAGCATACCCTTTGACAACTAGCCTGGCTTTATATTTGTTCACCGTGCCATttggattcaattttgttttGTAAATCCATTTGACACCTATAGCCTTTTTGTGTGAAGGCTTCTCCACCAGCTCCCAAGTATTGTTCTTGTTGATCATCATCAATTCCTCCTTCATGGCATTCAACCAATCTCCACTTGCTTTGGCTTCCTCTATGGAACCTGGTTCGATCAATGCAACATTACACCTTGCATAGATGTCACCAAGTGACCTGGTCCCTCTTACAGGTTCATGGTCGATTGATTCTTTAATCAGGAGCTCAGCTTCAACATCACCATTTTGCTCATTTTTGCTCTCCAATGCAGCCACTTCAGGAACTTCATTGATCTCTTTTTCATCTCCTGTCTCCTCCCACTTCTTATCTTCAAAAAAGGTCACATCTCTGCTTACAATAACCTTATTCTCTACTGGACAATACACTCTATAAGCCTTAGATTGTGAGCTATATCCCATAAATATTCCAGCCTTCCCTCTATGATCTAACTTGTCTCTTCCAATTGAATGAGTAAGATAGAAACATAAACAACCAAATACTCTTAGACTACTGACCTTTGGCTTGTAACCATGCCAAGCTTCAAATGGAGTGAGATTGGTAAGTGCTCTCGTTGGCAATATATTTAGCAAAAACACAGCAGTATTCACAGCTTCTGCCCAGAACGGTTTGGCCAACTGTTTCCCATGGAGCATACATCTTCCCATCTCCACGATGCTTCTATTTTTCCTTTCACTcactccattttgttgaggagtGTAAGGAACAGTGAGTTGATGTCTAATACCAGCAGCTTCACATATTTCTTTGAGTCTGTTGGAGGTGTATTCACCTCCATTGTCTGTCCTCAAAATCTTGATTTTGCTGTTTGTCTCATTTTCCACCTCATGTTTGAACTTGAGGAAGACACCATCGACTTCGCCTTTTTGTTTCAGAAAGTATACCCAACAAAATCTTGTagaatcatctatgaaagtcaCAAAATACCTGCTCCCATTCAGAGACTTTTCTGGCATTGGACCACAAATATCCGAGTGCACCAGCTGAAGCTTTTCCCTCGCTCTCCAGCTTGATCTCTGAAATGGTTTCCTTGCAAATTTCCCTTGCAAGCAAGTCTCACAATCATCCATTCTTCCTTTTAACTAAGGCATATCCTCTGCAAGACCATTTCTTTGCATATACTCCAGGCCTTTGCAATGAAAATGGCCCATTCTCCTATGCCATAACTCCTCCTGTTCACCCTGCACACAGGCCATGGCTGTGCTCCCTCTTTTTGCAGGATCAAATGCAAAGACTTTATTTTGCATTGGAATTTTGAAGAGAAATTTCCCATCTTTGCTGGAAATGACACACCTTTGATTTTCGAAAGTCACACTCATTCCCTTCTCCACCAACTGTCCTACACTTAGAAGGTTTTGGTCTAATTTGGGAACAAAGTAGACATCAGATAACAACTTCATACCTTCAGTTCCTTCAAGCAATACATTGCCTTTGCCTTTTACTTCTAGCAATTCTCCATTCCCTATCTTCACAGTGATATCAAAATCTTTGTTGTCAATCTCAGTGAAGATAGCTTGGTTTCCAGACATGTGGTTTGAACACCCACTATCCACCAACCATCCTTCGCTTGTAGTTCCAGTGGCATGACACGAAGCAACAAACAATTGCTCCACTTCTCCTGTAGCAGCCTGTGCCTCTTCTTGTGGTGAGTTATTCCCCTTGCAAATCCTTTCAATATGGCCCATCTTTCCACATTTTCTGCATTTAACATCTGGTCGCCTCCAACATTTAAAGAACGGGTGACCGTTCTTCCCACAATGTTTGCAGGCTTCGTTACCACCTTTTCCAGGCTGAGATCCAGCAGCATAAGTTTTGGTGTCTGCCTTCTTTTTCCAGTTACTACCATGCTTCACCTTGGCTCGCATTGCACCTTCAATAGTTGATTCACCTGTCCTCAACATCTTCCTTTGCTCTTGTGCTTGAAGAGCACTCACAACTTCAGCAAATAACATCTCCGAGATTTCTTTGGTGTTCTCAAGAGAGGCTATTGTTGCTTCAAATTTTTCAGGCAACGAGCATAGGAGTTTTTCAATTAGCCTTTCATCTCCCAGATCAGTGCCTAACACAGCCAATTTGTTGGCTGTATCCAGTAGCTTATCTGCAAACTCTTGAATTGATTCACCATCCTTCATCTGCAGCCTTTCAAGTTCCCTTTTCAGATTCATCGCCTTCATGGCTTTGATTCTTTTGTTTCCTTCATACTCCTTCTTCAAGAACTCCCAAATACTCATAGCAGAATCTAGATGCATGATTCTGTTGAATATTATGGGAGTGACAGCAGCATAAAGACTGGATCTCGCCTTTGCTTTCCTGGTAACACGTTCCTTGTTAGCCCTGATTTGGGCTACTGTAGGATTGTCTCCCAAAGGAGGTACTTCGTAGTCATTCTCCACAGCCTCCCACAAGTCAGCCCCTTCCAAAAAGGCCTGCATCCTTATTTGCCAGATCTGGTAGTTGCTCCCATCAAGAATTGGAGGACCAGCACTCATGACTCCTGTAGCCATTGATCCAGTTTCCATCGCCCTTAAGATGCtaaatgctctgataccactatGTTGTTTCAAACTCAGAAATCTCTCACTCTCCTCTCTAATAAATCTGCTTGAAGAAGCAGAAATTATAGCAGTAATTTGCTTtgaataaaagagaataatatgaGAAAAGATGAAGACAGAGAGATGATCGAATGTAGAACTTCAATATCTGATTTGTGAATACAATCGATCTTAAATAGAGGAAAAAAACAACTAACTAACCACTAAACACGTACTGCATCAGTAACTCCACTAACACACTAACTTAGCCACTAAAAAGACTCCTAAAAAATAGCAACTAACTTGACTCTGGAAAGATACTGCAGAGAACAAGTCAAAGACTTGCTTTTACAGATTATTCGAATAACATAAACAGCAAATACTAAATTTGAAATGctaaacttaaaattcaaaaccaagtctAATTCACTTCACCACAGTTTTTGTGTGATTCTGTCTTTGTAACATACTGTATCTTCTTTTATAAATAGATCAATCAATCTGTTGGTGTATGTGTCAATTTGGAGTTTTGATAAGACCATATCGGCCTCTTTGCAATATACACAGTAATGTTAGAAATTTGGGCTTCCACCtgactaatttaatgtataTGACTATCTTTCAGTTGTCCAATTAAAGTGATCCATTGAAGATTAAGTTTTGGGATAAAAGTGTATGTATTCGTTATGAAAATAAGTATAGATATCATAtgagattttctatttgatgagggactgaatagaaaataaagggtcttatatttatataaatataagattaGGTTATGGTCCCCAGAAGTTCAGAAGAACATTCGatatctctgtattctctcgGCAGACTATTGCAAAGAATGTCTatgatcgtttggaagatccatagccTCTGCAATGCAATTCAACCTTTCAATTCGTTATGGATTAAGGTAAGCTTCCGCTCTACAGTTTATGTTCCTTCTCCATCGTTCTCGGTTAATCATCATAGAAAGCTTTATGCAATTGTTCACTCAATTATTCCAACAAATAATActtataattaaacaaaactaCAACATAATCAAATCTAAAATGAAATatctttactctctcttactttattctatcttcacTTCTATACTTTATCCTCCCTCCAACGTTATTTCCTCTCCACTTAACCCACTAAACAACACTTTCTTATTTTCCGTGTTAAAAAGAAGTGTCTCACTTGAAGCgggacaaagagagtatatACTAGTGCAGACTAAGAATTCACATATATCATTAGATTACAAAATGGAAGGCTAGAATTATGTTGCACGAACATATCACTTTCTCTCACCATAAATATATCTCAAAACTTTTAGTTCCATATAATCGATATTCAATAACACTGAAGCAAACTAtaatattttgtataatataatcgaaaggaaaaaaaagaaaaaggaaaaaaaatgaggtttgattgaaatattaaattttggatATTAATACATAAGATATGCAAGTGTGTTTACAAATGCGTGCAACATGGGTAGAGATTAATGGTGGAGTATTTGGAAAGAGGATTaaacattatttaattttgctaACTCATTAAAAGTGAACATAAAGAGAGGTTATCGGATCAAATTACACGCCGACACTCTCTCAATCAAATTGTGGAAAAAAGTGGGACTTATTATTACACTCTCAATCAGTACAACAGTAATgcttatatttcaaaattaaagaaACATATTCCATGTATGCAGGGACGAAGCTATATGGAGGTGGGGTCCAATTTTATAAGATTTTAATAGGAATATAttaacatttttatatttttaaatatagttttatttaactaaatttgagaaattaaaatttatctcATGTTATAACTTTAATATTATGGTCAATTTGTTTATTTAACTTTATTATTCCTATTCTTTACGATTAatataaaaagttaaaataaaagaaaaatttgtCAAATAATCACTAATGATACTCAAATTTCGGTCTCTCCCATACTTTCTAAACTGAATTATAAATCACAACTTTTGCAATTTTCGCAATTATCTTCGTTATTTCTTTGGCAAAATATGATATGATGTCGTAATGGATTTTAAACATGACACCAACCATATAATCATGTACAACAAGAGAGATTTAACATTCCCAAAATAGTTATAACAATTCCATGTATTTAAAATAGGTTGCCTCATTATCGTTTATTTCACCATGTCCATAAAGGACATGGATGAGATAATTGAAGAGGCAAACTTCGTGAtttagggcatcattaacccgtccccatttccggccccaagtcccctccacgtcatcattcctctacagttgcggcccaggccccaactgctgtaaccctgcaggttgcggcccgggccgcaactaataaatgacactattcacaactccaacctatttaactcgtaaacgcaattcgttgaacaattgaaacagggaaaatgcattgttcattagaaattaacattacattattagacgaagcaaatttgaaatacaagaaacccggaccacgactactacttcttcatttgggcgcgaaggtaggcgatcatctcacggtaCAACTCGATCTCCTCGTCCGACATCTTCAatgtatccctcgatgtcaactccgtcagctggctcatccgccatgtaatattcatctccgacaaagtgtcggtcatcttatccagagacggattggtCGGCGGTGGCACCATAGCAGAGCTGCTCGCAgctgccttcccctttgctttcctcttggccgcctttgttcctgtcgggcggctctgaatgctaggagaggagcAGAAGACatcgtcgtccgtcacgttgaggtcgatcgccggacctccttcgctcgaagagtagtttccggaggcggaaactttggttctcttcgccgccccagttgccgccggctcggcaccgctggtgtacttcgggctcttctcgacgagcttccaaacttcgaagtacttgaaggtcttcttcccgtcagtgaagaacgcatccttcgccttctcgacgaggtccgcctcgctgtgcccgctcggccacatacggactacgttggcccactttccgttccacttgctcatatccgcctggacccggccccaatgcttgtgcagcttcacgtagctacgctcgatcgaCCCTTCCGGACGGCCAGCGTTATATTTCTGCGCAATCCGCTCCCAAAAAGCCTTGCCggtctgctggttgccgatgataggatcctcggcgacgtcgatgtagttcctcgcaagccacattgtctcgTGCGGagtgtacttcttcggcccatcctcctccccgaccttctcctttccccgctcttgagcgggctccatctcactAAGCTCGAACTCTTCGGTGTTGATCGGCGATGTAATGTcgacgttgctaccgactcccggactaggctGTGTCTGCTATGGTTGCGACGacggtatgtaccaattgttcgagttaacgaactcctccatctcatgttgatcgctgttgaaccaatccattggcGCCGAAACAAAGGGTATAATAGAGTATTGAAATGGAACGCGGGATTCAAATGGATGGAACGCATGCTCGTATTTAtagatagggatgtcaatcgggctggcccgtcgggtttcgggccaaccctactcgggttgcgggtcaatcgggtgcgggctaatcgggttgtgatttatttcgggttataaaagctcagccctaaccctaaaagctcgggtttcgggctagcccagcggattAATCGGGTTGGTACCGATAATATTAAcgtgcgatcaatccaataaataatgattaaaattactaatattcatacaatgtaaaatatttaattatgatatatttgagatatatgcttaaactcaatcataaacatgatcaaatactaatatttgagatatttcgtagaattttaatgcatgttttagaaatttaaatatttttttgtgaatttgaagtttttaatttatttatcaattattatattaataaaaatttaatatataatttgtatatttaatgtaaaattgaaagttattttttagttaatattaatcaatgaaatgtcgaattaggagtaaaaaaatagaataatagaaattttatcgggttttcgggccagcccatcgggttttcgggtctggcccttatgggttgcgggttaatcgggtgcgggctaatcgggttttgattttatcgggctagaaatttccaaccctaaccctataaatttggcgggctattcgggccagcccacgggttacggactatattgacatccctatttatagacatcgaattaaaaaaaaaatggatttgcggcccggcccaaagagcgtgtaacgctgggccgggacgcgggacatgcggcccgtcaccgtgcaaccccgtcccgggccgggacgcgggacgctcccCAGGCCAGGAACGCCGCCCCGGGACGGGCCTGAGCCGTGCCGcccttccgtgtaatgcatgggacgggcagggactcgcgatttgcggcccggcccatggcgttacagatgctcttaTAGTCCAATTTTTAACAACCTTTCGTCAACGTTGGAAATTCCGACAGCCATGTGAACAATGATTTCACCCAAAATTCAATGTGCGATGTgattaatcaaaattaaaacttgtgattttaagattttttattttcaaacatTATGAAACTATTTTCAAAAGATTTCCAACGATGCAtctaaaattatactccctccgtcccttaaaattttgtcacattttgaagtgaagaaaaagtaaagtaaaagaaagaattatGTAGAGAAGATTCTCCTCTAcataattctctctcttactttactttctctcaacTCTAactattttatatcatttttttaaaatgaaggTGAAAAAGAAGTGtctcgcttatcttgggacgagGGGAGTATTTCGTTTTCCAAACGTTATCAAACTATTCAAATAAAAGTAAACTATGCTATTTAAATAGCTATTAATATGAAAAACAATGAGTGGATTTTGGACTAAAAAAATTGCGCGTGTAAGATGGGTAAAGAGAACAactaatcaaattttgttctcttttttaaagtaaaaatatGAACAGAAAAAAGGTTATTAGCGCGTTGGCCTACCAATGAAATTGTAGTCTATCAGTTAATAGAAATAGTTTTGCTTGAAAAAAGTTCATTAGTCTCTCAATTATTATAAACAGTTATGCTTGTAACATTTTAAATGTGAAAAAAGTGGGACTCTTCATTACTCTCTCAATTATCATAAACAGTTATGCATGAACGTTTTAAATGATCTCATACTATTACAACACTTACTCaataaatttaattcatttgaGCCTAAATATTTAGTTTGActcaaaatcaaaaataattttcttgAGGCTTCTTCTATTGTGAAATACTCCTAGTTCCTTAAGGCCGTAATATGGAAAATTATATACCACCACTACTATAAAAAGCAGGTGCTGAGTTTTGACTAATTATAACGTGTAAACTGTCTCGTTCATAAACCAAAATTGTAGTGAATTTTCGAAATATTTATATCCTCTTAGTACTTGCATATTTCAAGCAAGTGTCTAAACTCAAGTATATTTTCCCACCATAGTTTTCACCTCTTCATTGTAATGTCTCTTTCAATACTTGTCCGCTTCCTTTTTTTGGTCTTCTTCATATTATTTGTCGATGGCCAATGCCTCGATGATCAACAAAAGTTGTTACTTGAGCTCAAGAGCGAATTCAAATTCAACTCCTCCATTTCACATGGTTTTGAGCATTGGAATGGGACAGGTGATTGTTGCGAATGGAAGCTCGTGAGATGCGATGACTCGGGTCACGTTAACGGTTTGTTCCTCAACAGCGAGGGCATCTCCGGCAGAATTGGTGAGTCATCAGCTCTTTTCCGGTTGACATACTTGTCGTGGCTTGACCTCTCATCCAATGACTTCACCACAAGCGATATTCCTAACCAATTCCATCGTCTCCCAAATTTGGCATTCCTTTATATGTCAGAGTCTGGTTTCAAGGGACCAATTCCATCCACGTTGGGCAACCTAACTCAGCTACTTTTTCTCGACTTATCAAGAAACTTCCTCACTGGTTCGATTCCTTCATTGCATAACTGCAAGAATCTTGAATCCATAAAGCTTAGTGATAATAATCTAATGGGCTCACTTTCTCACTTGCATTTTCAAGGTCTTACAAACCTCAGTAGTTTAGATCTAAGCCACAATTCATTGAACGGCACAATTCCTCACCATCTTTTTGTTCTACCCTCAATTCATGATCTTCATCTGTCCAACAACCAATTCAGTGGACAAATCGAAGAAATGTCCATTGTAGACCACACTAACCTTTTTTTGTTAGATTTGAGTGGTAATAGGATTGGAGGTTCTATCCCTAACTTCTTCTTCCAGCTTCAAAACATGTGGATTCTCATGCTTTCTGACAACTTGTTCAATGGCACTTTTGAACTTAATAAGATCCAAAGTCTTACACGTCTTTGGGAACTTACTCTTTCAAACAACAACATATCAGTTGACACGACCAACATGAGTTCAAGTTCAAACTTAAATGTATTGCACATGTCATCCTGCAATCTGCATGATTTCCCAAATCTTAGAAATTTATCCTATTTGACAGATTTGGACCTCTCAAACAATCATTTGCGAGGGGATATTCCTAGTTGGATTTGGGGATCTGGAATGAACTCTTTGAACCTTTCTCTTAATCTTCTCACAGATTTGCAAAAGCCTTACCATATACCTACTTCTCTTCAAGCACTAGACTTACACTCTAACCTTTTGAGTTGTGAGTTTCCCTTACTCCGTCCAGACGCAAACGCAAACGAATCTGATTATGATTTTGCCAATTTCTTGTTTCTCGCAAACAATAGGCTAATCGGAGTAATTCCAACCTCTATATGCAGTATATCAAAACTTATGGTTCTCGACTTGTCTTTCAGTAACTTAAACGGTAGCATACCTCCCTGCCTACTGCAAGAAAGTTATTACCTTAAAGTGCTCAATCTTAGGGGAAACAACTTTAGTGGTGTTATCTCCGATACATTTAATTGGCAGTGTGGGCTAAAAACCTTTGATGTTAGTGACAACAACTTAGGAGGGAAGATTCCCAAGTCTTTGGCAAATTGTGTAGAATTAGCGGTGATGAATGTTGGAAACAACAAGTTTGATGATAGTTTCCCTTGCATGGTGCTGCCGGAGAGCTTGAAGGTTCTTGTGTTGCGCTCCAACAGATTCCATGGAGAGTTGAGATGTGGTAAGAGTTGGCCTGAGCTTCAAATTTTGGATATATCTTCAAATCATTTAAGTGGCACTCTGGATTCCCTAAACTTCTCAAGCTGGAGACGAATGATGCTACAAAGTCAGGCACATTTAAGGCGTTCAGCCTCCGATATTTTAAGTGCAAGTTATTTATATCGGGATGAGGTGTCACTAACTTTGAAAAATGTAGAGGTGAAGCTTGTGAAGATTTGGCCTGACTTTACATGCATTGATTTGTCTTCCAATCATTTTGAGGGAGAAATACCAAATTCAATTGGTAATCTCACCTCACTCTATCTTCTCAACTTATCACACAACTCTCTCACTCATGCAATCCCAAGATCATTGGGTGCCTTGACAGAGCTTGGGTCGCTCGACCTCTCTTCAAACAAGCTCACCGGGAGAATACCAGATGAGCTCACAAAACTCGATTTCCTATCATTCTTGAATCTGTCTTACAATCATCTCACTGGACCCATCCCAACTAGCAGCCACTTTCAAACGTTTTCAGCGGATTCATTTGAAGGAAATGCGGGGTTATCTGGATTCCCACTCAACGGAAGTTTCAACAACCGTCGTCCACCAGGTCCATCGCCATCAGAGGATTCAGAACCAAAAGATGAGGAGATTGAGTGGGAATATGTGTTTGCTGCGTCTGGTTATGTTGTGGGAATAGGATGCGTCGCGTGGACACTGTTATGTTGCAGAAGGTTGAGAGAAAGATACTTTGAGAAGATAGAAGAGGTTGCTGACAAGATATTCTTTGAGAGAGGAAGGAGAAAAAGATATGAAAGAAGAgtaagaagaagagaagagaggaATGCGGTTAGAAGAAGGCATCATCAGTGAGGTTGAGCAATGTGGTTTGTGTTTAATTAGCATATGGTGTGGTGTGAAGTTTTGTTTTAGCTATGTGTATTTCTTTTTGTGTGCTCCAAACTTCTATCGTGTGATTGTGTGTTTTGTAATATGCTGTTATTTCATTAATAGATCCAACAATTTAATTGAGTATGTGTCGATTTGGAGTTTATGTAAGATTAGATCGGTCACTGCAATGAACaataatatttagaataaaataaa is from Salvia splendens isolate huo1 unplaced genomic scaffold, SspV2 ctg1142, whole genome shotgun sequence and encodes:
- the LOC121788775 gene encoding receptor-like protein 34, which gives rise to MSLSILVRFLFLVFFILFVDGQCLDDQQKLLLELKSEFKFNSSISHGFEHWNGTGDCCEWKLVRCDDSGHVNGLFLNSEGISGRIGESSALFRLTYLSWLDLSSNDFTTSDIPNQFHRLPNLAFLYMSESGFKGPIPSTLGNLTQLLFLDLSRNFLTGSIPSLHNCKNLESIKLSDNNLMGSLSHLHFQGLTNLSSLDLSHNSLNGTIPHHLFVLPSIHDLHLSNNQFSGQIEEMSIVDHTNLFLLDLSGNRIGGSIPNFFFQLQNMWILMLSDNLFNGTFELNKIQSLTRLWELTLSNNNISVDTTNMSSSSNLNVLHMSSCNLHDFPNLRNLSYLTDLDLSNNHLRGDIPSWIWGSGMNSLNLSLNLLTDLQKPYHIPTSLQALDLHSNLLSCEFPLLRPDANANESDYDFANFLFLANNRLIGVIPTSICSISKLMVLDLSFSNLNGSIPPCLLQESYYLKVLNLRGNNFSGVISDTFNWQCGLKTFDVSDNNLGGKIPKSLANCVELAVMNVGNNKFDDSFPCMVLPESLKVLVLRSNRFHGELRCGKSWPELQILDISSNHLSGTLDSLNFSSWRRMMLQSQAHLRRSASDILSASYLYRDEVSLTLKNVEVKLVKIWPDFTCIDLSSNHFEGEIPNSIGNLTSLYLLNLSHNSLTHAIPRSLGALTELGSLDLSSNKLTGRIPDELTKLDFLSFLNLSYNHLTGPIPTSSHFQTFSADSFEGNAGLSGFPLNGSFNNRRPPGPSPSEDSEPKDEEIEWEYVFAASGYVVGIGCVAWTLLCCRRLRERYFEKIEEVADKIFFERGRRKRYERRVRRREERNAVRRRHHQ